TTTTATGTTCCTTTCATGTCTAGGACCAGATCTTTGCATGATTAAAGTTTTGCAGCATCAACACTGTCAAATATGTTATTTTGTTATCAGTGAGTTTTTCTAAGAATTTTTAGGTACAGTACACAGATCATGGCGGTAGATATCTTAAATTTGGAAAAACACTGTACTGGCATAGTGACTATCACTGTCATCCTCACAACTTACCAAAACTTAATACAGCTTCTCTTCTTGGTGGCCAATGTTGTTTTTCCTCTTTGGTGTGGTTTTGATTATATTAATTTCTCTCCACTCCCTTCTTTGTAAGCAATCTTATCCAGGAGAAAGGTCTTAAAGACACCACCAACTATGATGGGATGGTTCCTGTTTGCAACCATAAATTTTGCACATGTGGTTGCTAAGATTAGGTAGGGAAGTTTTGAGTCctttcaactcccactgaaatcaacaggaattgaAAGGCATTCAGCAACTTGCAAAATTGGTTTCATTGTGACTGTCCCAACTTACATACCATCTTCTGAGTCATCACCACCAGAAAGTCATGGAAGCTGATCTTTCCTATTCCTTCCTTATCAATGTCTGATATCATTTTCTTGATCTCTTCTTTTTTGGGTTCAAACCCTAGTGCTCTCATGGCCACCTGCAAACAATGAAAAGAGATTAGCTCCTCAGTGAGCAATGGAAATACAAGTAtggaagaaaaaaagttaaactaTGCCATGCTGTGGTTAAATTAGGTATTTTTTTCTCAAGGCAAACAGCAAGGTCAAAGAGCAGGTGATGGAAAAATGGTCTACTAATAACATTTAGCAACCTGGAGACAGCTGAATGTCTTAACAGCAACCCTTGTATAAGGCTTGTATAAGGAGCTCTCTACACATACTCTGGAGAATAATGCACCCAGCCTTCTCTAGTCAGTACTAGCAAGTAAGTGGAGTCAGTAAATGGGGAAATTAATGCAAGAGAGAAGTTCTTGATGCTCTGCAGACCCTCTTTCCCCTATAAGAAAAAAGCCCAACAGATGTAAGACTCATCATCCATGCTGCCTGAGAAATTGTACCCTCTGGTCCTGAGGTTTTTAACCTTATTCATCTGATCTTTCGCATTCCAAGTCATTTTCTGTGGTCTGGGTTTTCCCTCTTTCTGGCTTACGACTCAGACACCCACTCAGAGGGTAAGTGTTCTGGTTAGGTGAAAGGTTTGGGAAAACAAATAGAACAGATCTAAAAGACCACCTTTTCTCTACAGAAAATCAAGGTACAGGAAAATGCAGAAAACGCTTGTATTCTACAGGTCAAAGGGTCACTACATTACTATTTGGACACTACATTCAGGATGAGGAAGCTCAGATATACTAGATATACAGAGTTCCTGGAGCCACTAGGGAGGTAACTGGAGGGCAAAGAAAGGTCACAGTCTTCAAGGAACGTGACCCCATGGGAGAAGATCCCATCATGCCTAGTACTGTACTGAACTCCAATCTACTGTGCTCAACTCAACCAGCACTTAAGCCCAGAGGGAGTTAGGGTCTATACCTTGACATAAACCTTCAGAAGAAGGTCTAAAACAGCTGGGATTCTGGTTCCTCTATAAATCTTCTTTAAAAAAGCTAAACAGTTGGTTTTGTCTATCATGTATATAGAAGTTACTTCAGCCCCTGCCACATTCCACTGACATAATGGAAATTTCTCTCTAAGGAGTGTAGAAAAAACACTTAGAATCCTCTCAGGAAAGAGTTTCCCCATCCCTCCACACTCTGCTTTTCCATTCCCTGGTGAAGAGACAAATGGCAGACTTGAAGGTTGCCTTTCTGCATGGTCCTCTGAGCGAGGCAGGATTTAAACTGGAGAAGCAGAAGAGGGAGCTGTAGAAAGCAGGAAAATCCTAGATGGGGTTAATCATCATCCTCCCTAACAGAATGAGTGAAGTGGAGGCACCAAATATCTGCTCTGTCACAAACAGTGACACAGAAATTAATGACACTGGCATGTCCTTTAACTATGGCTTTCGGAATGGTATGATCCTAAGATGGCTTTCATAATGACCAAAAACCTTGGACCTTCTACCAACACCTACAAAGCTCATGACATCCTGGAACTACATTTCAGAGTGTGATTTTGTCAATCCAGCTCCAAAGAGCCCCATGGGAGAAGGGGACAGCACAAAGAGCGACAGATAGCAACAGATTGTGTGGGGATACAGTGACTTTATGTTGTAAAGGGAtcaaccctgctctgccccagcttaGTTTAAGTCTCTATACATCTAGTTCCTGTTTTTCTTTAACATCGAGTTTAATCTTGCCTTTAGCTCCTTAACATCTATGTTCCCAGTGCCATCGGTATCAAACAGATCAAAAGCCTCTCGGATCTCCTGCTTCTGGTCTTCAGTTAGTTCAAGTTTAGGACCGGTCTTCTTCTTCTGGGCTACCGCCCCTAATGTAGATTTCTTGAAGCTGGAAGCCTTGAAATATTAATAGAAGATCAGAGACTAGAATTAGATTCCCAAAGCAGGCAGACAAGACTCTCAGCATCAGGGGAGAACAATCCAGAATGAAACCAGAAAATTCCGTTCTCAGCAACCCTTGTGATTTCCAGTGAAGCCAGAAAACAATAGATAATGTGGCCACACAAAAATCTAACAAGCTGCCCTTTTAAAGGACAGAGATATGGCTTGTGAAGACAGAAGGTTCCAGCCTGAAGGTGTAACTTGCAGGGGTGATAGGTCCCTACATATTATGCTCCATCTATATTTGTATATAAGTGCAATGAAACTGAGACAGTGAGACTGAGGCTGGTAATTTTTGCAGGCTACATGCAGAGCTGTGCCTAGGGTATGGTGAattggggcagctgccccaggccccacgctttggggggcccccaTGGTGGCCGCCCTGAATCGCCttaccctagggacagctctgtgaGCGTGTCGTGTGGGGGGCGCGAGGCCAGCCcagagggggagtggggggccaggctggcccgGGGCGTTAGCGGGGGGCCTGGCTCCAGCAGCAGAGGTCAGTCCTGCACACACCATCGGGAAGTGGCAGCAGTgaccccagccctccctgccagctcccagtgtcactcggggggagggggcggaagccagaaagaggcggagcaggggaaggaagaggtgggggggggcttaAGGGAAAgtttggagtgggggcaggggtggtcCCAGGCTGCACACTcacctagggacagccctggctACATGGTTGGGATCAAGATGATACAGTGCACACCAGAATATCTTTGCAAGCCACACAGCCGGGACCAGCACCATGTAGCACACACTAGGGACTGTTGCCTATGTAGGCCATGCCACCTACATCAACTGGAGCAACTCATTGTGGCAGTATAGCCTAATGGATTAGCACTGACCTGGTCTCAGAAGACCTGGTTCTAATCCCAGCACTATTATTAGCCTGCAGGGTGACCATCAATAAGTaatgtccctgctctgtgcctcagtttcccccatctataaaatggggataatgctactgccctcctttgtaaagtactttgagattgACTGATGACAAGTGCTCTAAAAGGGCTGGGTGGTGTTATTAcggcggggtgggaggaggaccAGCACATGTGGGGGTCTGCACCCCCTTGGAAGCCCCCCTGCAGCACGAGCAAGGATGCAGCTAGGAACTCTGTACCTGCCACGCCAGCACGGACCCAGCCCTCTGGACCTCAGGGCCCACTCCCGCAGCCGctgtgtgggggcggggctgctAACTCCCTGTGACAGGCTTCGGGGCCTACTGCTTCAGCACCCCACTGCGGTCACTCCATCAAGTGGCCGGCCTAGCCCGCGCCCCTCCGTGTTGTGTCCCCCCGCCCCGTCCTCCAGACCGGACAGCTCTCGGACCCACTCACCATCCCTCAGGCCGATGCTGCAGGAACAGCGCCTCCGGTCCGGACAGAAAAAAGGGGCGGGCACAGTATCAACGGCAGCCTTCCCCATAGGCCAATAGTTCTACCTTGATGCCATAGCAACCATGTTTCCCATTATGCTTAGTGGGCGGATCCGGAAGAAGAGAGGAGTCTATTCCGCCTTCCACCAAGACGAGTGGCTGAAGAGGAGTATCCAGGAAACCAATCAGTGAGCGTGTTGGGGCTCGGCTGATTCTCGGCctaggggcggggcggggctgcgaGAAGAGGGGGAGGGCGGAGCTAACAGGAAATGCTGTCGCCGCTTGGAGCGGCTGAGGGGTGCGCGCGTGTTCCTGGGCGAGGGGAAActgggtctggggtggggccggtgAAAGCAGTGGCGGTGTCGGGATCCTGCCTGCTTCTTCTCGGGGCTGGTGCCAggtagggctggggaagggctgtggcaggaggttgggggcacgggggagctgggagggggccgggctggcgggagGGTGTCTGGATGCTCAGGGCCGTACGGGCCTCTGGGTGGGGAGCCCTGaagcctgggggctggggggacagtGGGAGTCCCAGTATGGGTGTTGGGAGGGGTG
Above is a window of Natator depressus isolate rNatDep1 chromosome 9, rNatDep2.hap1, whole genome shotgun sequence DNA encoding:
- the CETN2 gene encoding centrin-2, with product MASSFKKSTLGAVAQKKKTGPKLELTEDQKQEIREAFDLFDTDGTGNIDVKELKVAMRALGFEPKKEEIKKMISDIDKEGIGKISFHDFLVVMTQKMAEKDSKEEILKAFKLFDDDETGKISFKNLKRVAKELGENLTDEELQEMIDEADRDGDGEVNEQEFLRIMKKTSLY